A genomic segment from Verrucomicrobiota bacterium encodes:
- the dinB gene encoding DNA polymerase IV has product MRKIIHIDMDCFYAAVEMRERPQLAGQPIAVGGGSHRGVVTTCNYEARKFGIRSAMPGFMARERCPQLVFLPLRFELYRAASQQIRKIFRDYTPLVEPLSLDEAYLDVTALSEQGRYAWDIAKEIRARILEETRLTASAGIAPNKMLAKIASDWRKPNCQFAILPEQVQEFMAALPVRKIWGIGPKSAERFAERGILTCADLQKINLPEMVLQFGKWGEELYHLCRGEDDRGVQPHRISKSLSNETTFRDNLVSLEQCQAAITELSAELLEELNQKVPERKIRKAFVKVKFADFTRTTRECLCNEPSLEIYQNLVAEAFGRKDLPVRLLGTGVRFEEENNKPTERLQQELFE; this is encoded by the coding sequence ATGCGAAAAATCATCCACATCGACATGGATTGCTTCTATGCGGCCGTGGAGATGCGTGAACGGCCGCAGTTAGCCGGTCAACCTATTGCTGTCGGTGGAGGTAGCCACCGAGGGGTTGTCACGACCTGCAACTACGAGGCTCGCAAGTTCGGGATCCGCTCGGCCATGCCGGGATTCATGGCGCGAGAACGCTGCCCTCAGCTGGTCTTTCTGCCCCTCCGGTTCGAGCTCTACCGCGCCGCCTCCCAGCAGATCCGGAAGATCTTCCGCGACTACACCCCGCTGGTGGAGCCCCTCTCTCTGGACGAGGCCTATCTGGATGTGACCGCCTTATCGGAGCAGGGACGCTATGCCTGGGACATTGCCAAGGAAATCCGCGCCCGGATCCTTGAGGAGACCCGCCTGACAGCCTCGGCGGGCATCGCCCCGAACAAGATGCTGGCTAAGATCGCCAGCGACTGGCGCAAGCCCAACTGCCAGTTCGCCATACTGCCGGAGCAGGTTCAGGAATTTATGGCAGCACTCCCTGTGCGCAAGATCTGGGGCATCGGCCCCAAGAGCGCCGAGCGATTCGCGGAGCGCGGCATTCTGACCTGTGCTGATCTCCAGAAAATAAATCTTCCGGAAATGGTTCTGCAGTTCGGGAAGTGGGGAGAGGAGCTTTATCACCTCTGCCGGGGAGAGGATGACAGGGGGGTTCAGCCCCATCGCATCAGCAAATCCCTGAGCAATGAAACCACCTTCCGCGACAACCTTGTTTCCCTGGAGCAGTGCCAAGCTGCCATTACGGAACTCTCCGCGGAACTACTCGAGGAGTTGAATCAAAAGGTCCCAGAGAGAAAGATCCGCAAGGCCTTCGTGAAAGTGAAGTTCGCCGACTTCACCCGGACTACTAGGGAGTGCCTCTGCAACGAGCCCTCGCTCGAGATCTACCAGAACCTAGTTGCTGAGGCCTTTGGGAGAAAAGATCTCCCCGTCCGATTGCTGGGAACAGGCGTGCGGTTTGAGGAAGAGAACAACAAGCCAACCGAGAGACTACAACAGGAGCTTTTCGAGTGA
- a CDS encoding FAD-dependent oxidoreductase, with translation MENKDRPRVAIIGTGVSGLSCAWGLRDIADLTLFESEKRPGGHTNTVTVEKDGCAIPIDTGFIVFNKVTYPYLCRLFSELGIAIKPSEMSFSVQHVASGLEYNGMGLSKLFAQRRNLGNLRFLMLIAEIMRFFRVGRKWLRDEAEHDSSDEKADFDTEDLATFCKRHGFGRDFLDLYLVPMSSAVWSTEPGRILDFPASTLLHFFHNHGFLGITTHHPWFTVDGGARTYVNKMLETLGQPRLGDPVISVEEKEDSAWVTTASGLHERFDAIILASHADQSLRLLTHPSEDQQRLLSAFHYQQNEASLHTDASVMPKCRRAWASWNFRVEQGSDSHQKAATHYWMNALQGVSQKRDYFVSLNSDDRIAPSSILYRTTYEHPVFTLEAIRAQRELPKLNHSGRLFFCGSYFRYGFHEDACMAGFDAAKAVTTMLAQRR, from the coding sequence ATGGAAAATAAAGATCGTCCGCGCGTCGCCATCATTGGTACGGGAGTCTCAGGTCTCTCCTGTGCATGGGGACTGCGCGACATCGCGGATCTGACCCTCTTCGAGTCGGAGAAACGACCCGGCGGCCATACGAACACCGTGACGGTGGAGAAGGACGGGTGCGCGATCCCGATCGATACGGGATTCATCGTCTTTAACAAGGTTACCTATCCCTATCTCTGCCGTCTCTTTTCTGAACTTGGCATCGCTATCAAGCCGAGCGAGATGTCCTTCAGTGTTCAGCATGTTGCAAGCGGCCTGGAGTACAACGGGATGGGGCTGAGCAAGCTCTTCGCCCAGAGGCGCAATCTCGGAAACCTCCGCTTCCTGATGCTGATCGCCGAGATCATGCGCTTCTTCCGTGTCGGCAGAAAGTGGCTGCGCGATGAAGCCGAGCATGACTCCTCGGATGAGAAAGCGGATTTCGATACTGAGGATCTGGCCACATTCTGCAAGAGACATGGCTTCGGCCGAGATTTCCTCGATCTCTATCTGGTTCCGATGAGTTCCGCCGTCTGGTCCACAGAGCCAGGCCGCATCCTCGACTTCCCAGCCTCGACGCTGCTGCACTTCTTTCATAACCATGGATTCCTCGGAATCACTACGCACCATCCCTGGTTCACGGTGGATGGCGGCGCCCGCACCTATGTGAACAAAATGCTGGAGACTTTGGGCCAGCCTCGCCTCGGCGATCCCGTCATTTCCGTGGAAGAAAAGGAAGATAGTGCCTGGGTCACTACGGCATCAGGACTCCACGAGCGCTTCGATGCGATCATTCTGGCCTCTCACGCCGATCAGAGCCTGAGGCTCCTTACCCATCCCTCGGAGGATCAACAGCGCCTGCTCTCGGCCTTCCACTACCAGCAAAACGAAGCCTCCCTCCACACCGATGCCTCGGTGATGCCGAAATGCCGCAGGGCCTGGGCCTCGTGGAATTTCCGTGTCGAGCAGGGGTCAGATTCTCATCAGAAAGCAGCCACCCATTATTGGATGAATGCCTTGCAGGGCGTCTCCCAGAAGAGGGATTACTTCGTCTCCTTGAACAGCGATGACCGGATCGCGCCCTCGAGCATTCTTTACCGGACGACCTACGAGCATCCCGTCTTCACGCTCGAGGCCATACGAGCTCAGCGGGAACTTCCGAAGCTCAATCATAGTGGCCGTCTCTTCTTCTGCGGAAGCTACTTCCGCTACGGCTTCCATGAGGATGCCTGTATGGCGGGATTCGATGCGGCAAAGGCCGTCACTACCATGCTCGCGCAGAGGCGCTGA
- a CDS encoding DUF1365 domain-containing protein — MTLPLRSCLYECTVFHRRLAPKAHEFLYRVFYLLIDLDELETIDHSLFLLKVNRPGLYSFRESDHISHVPHPVSARENIIGYLAAQGISAPVGKIQLLTLPRIAGYIFNPVSIYYCFDTAGAPLTSVVEVGNTFGEWKPYLVPLQADGTFLSRVVKHFYVSPFSDLDLEFEFRFQLPGERLQVLIDDYRGEERELISVLTGVRVPLTDRNLLLFSLKYPFLTLQVIFGIHWQALILWLKGLTARRKEALPELQRGVHRPHKSLANHPSSCAHSGRDTDSKTSTDSKDSTDHQSN; from the coding sequence ATGACACTTCCCCTCCGCTCATGCCTCTACGAGTGCACGGTTTTTCACCGGCGACTGGCACCGAAAGCGCATGAATTCCTCTACAGAGTCTTCTACCTACTGATCGACCTTGACGAGCTGGAGACTATCGACCACTCACTCTTCCTGCTGAAGGTCAACCGGCCCGGCCTCTACAGCTTCCGGGAGAGCGATCACATCAGTCACGTGCCTCATCCAGTCTCAGCGCGGGAAAACATCATCGGTTACCTCGCCGCGCAGGGGATCTCAGCGCCCGTCGGAAAGATCCAGCTCCTCACACTACCCAGGATCGCTGGTTATATTTTTAATCCGGTCTCGATCTACTACTGCTTCGACACAGCAGGTGCCCCTCTTACCTCGGTGGTCGAGGTTGGGAATACCTTCGGGGAATGGAAACCGTATTTGGTTCCTCTCCAGGCAGACGGAACCTTCTTGAGTCGCGTGGTGAAGCACTTCTATGTCTCCCCCTTTTCAGACCTCGATCTGGAGTTTGAGTTCCGTTTTCAGCTCCCGGGCGAGCGCCTGCAGGTCCTCATCGATGACTACCGCGGCGAGGAGCGAGAGCTGATCAGTGTTCTCACCGGGGTCAGAGTCCCCCTCACCGATCGGAATCTCCTGCTCTTTTCGCTCAAATACCCGTTCCTGACACTCCAGGTCATTTTTGGAATTCACTGGCAGGCTCTTATTCTCTGGCTGAAAGGCCTCACGGCACGCCGCAAGGAAGCCCTTCCTGAACTGCAACGCGGAGTCCACAGGCCCCATAAATCTCTCGCCAACCATCCCTCTTCCTGCGCCCACTCTGGTCGGGATACGGATTCTAAAACATCCACAGATTCCAAAGATTCCACAGATCACCAATCAAATTGA
- a CDS encoding alpha/beta fold hydrolase gives MGFVALTGCATEATIKERVPSFKPLTATAAPGKPSPTSKTEEMIRHALSHVRVNPLAALGENMQATQGALAALKANPNDAVALHDYNFAVSRMVGIISQSKLDPWTKPLAVPTANGTLLLTHKRDPRPMWNPALYKFTPADQFTIGGDYVKEHVTRPGIGAPIVAVGREPNKEWRTNYLTKRIYYGVTAVARFQGNRCVLAFEDPLEKETVSVDGRTMDLAADFTVPLAVMLASAGPQIPKLERMLFPEKYAETAQLARLDAYNPNKAVVLVIHGLMDSPSTWAPMIIKLRSDPEIRRNYQFWFYSYPSGYPYPHSAAILREKLDDAESRYPTHRPMVVIGHSMGGCISRLLMTDTGDNLWKLLFNKTPAETKFPASSKKIYTDAMIFKHRPEIGRVIFISAPLKGSEIATISIGRIGSMLIRTPRKLLLAGNDALKITTFQANDLKLKRAPNSIDTLSPQNRFVQMINKIPIVPGIPHHTIQGDRGKGDTPNSSDGVVPYWSSHMEGAQSEYIVPSDHGAHQNPEAFAEVKRILKLNAAEEGH, from the coding sequence ATGGGATTCGTCGCCCTCACGGGCTGCGCCACCGAGGCCACGATCAAGGAACGGGTTCCCTCCTTCAAGCCTCTCACCGCGACTGCGGCACCGGGTAAACCATCGCCGACCAGCAAGACGGAGGAGATGATCCGCCACGCCCTGAGCCATGTCCGGGTGAATCCCCTCGCGGCCCTCGGTGAGAACATGCAGGCTACGCAGGGGGCGCTTGCCGCGCTCAAGGCAAACCCTAACGACGCGGTTGCTCTGCACGATTACAACTTTGCGGTGTCGCGCATGGTCGGAATCATCAGCCAGTCGAAACTCGACCCTTGGACCAAACCGCTGGCGGTACCGACGGCCAACGGCACCCTCCTGCTCACGCACAAGCGCGATCCCCGCCCTATGTGGAATCCGGCACTCTACAAGTTCACTCCGGCCGATCAATTCACCATCGGCGGGGACTACGTGAAGGAGCACGTGACCCGGCCCGGCATAGGTGCGCCTATCGTCGCGGTGGGCAGGGAACCCAACAAGGAGTGGCGGACGAATTATCTCACCAAGAGGATCTATTACGGCGTGACGGCGGTGGCGCGCTTTCAGGGGAACCGTTGCGTGCTTGCCTTTGAGGATCCTCTGGAGAAGGAGACCGTTTCCGTGGATGGCCGCACCATGGATCTGGCCGCCGACTTCACTGTCCCCCTGGCCGTGATGTTGGCCAGCGCAGGGCCCCAGATTCCGAAGCTGGAGCGCATGCTCTTCCCCGAGAAGTATGCGGAGACGGCACAACTCGCCCGCCTCGATGCCTACAATCCGAACAAGGCGGTGGTGCTTGTCATCCATGGGCTGATGGACTCGCCCTCCACCTGGGCCCCGATGATCATCAAGCTCCGCAGCGATCCCGAGATCCGCCGCAATTACCAGTTCTGGTTCTACAGCTATCCCTCGGGCTATCCCTATCCCCACTCGGCTGCCATTCTCAGGGAGAAGCTGGATGATGCGGAGAGCCGGTATCCCACCCACCGGCCGATGGTCGTGATCGGCCACAGCATGGGAGGATGCATCAGTCGCCTCCTGATGACCGACACGGGCGACAACCTCTGGAAGTTGCTGTTCAACAAGACGCCCGCCGAAACCAAGTTCCCCGCATCCTCAAAGAAGATCTACACGGACGCCATGATCTTCAAACATCGCCCCGAGATCGGCAGGGTGATCTTCATCTCGGCACCGCTGAAGGGAAGCGAGATCGCGACCATTTCCATCGGAAGGATCGGATCGATGCTGATCAGAACGCCCAGGAAGCTCCTGCTTGCCGGAAACGATGCCCTCAAGATCACCACGTTTCAGGCCAATGACCTCAAACTCAAGCGTGCTCCGAACAGCATCGACACGCTTTCGCCGCAGAACCGCTTTGTCCAGATGATCAACAAGATCCCGATCGTGCCGGGCATTCCGCATCACACGATCCAGGGAGACCGGGGCAAGGGAGACACTCCCAACTCATCCGACGGAGTCGTCCCCTACTGGAGCTCCCACATGGAGGGAGCGCAGTCGGAGTACATTGTCCCGAGTGACCACGGGGCCCATCAGAATCCGGAAGCCTTTGCAGAAGTGAAACGAATCCTCAAGCTGAACGCTGCCGAGGAAGGACACTGA
- a CDS encoding DUF4345 domain-containing protein yields the protein MRAKKYFLIFAFVVVSTIALLYGISPQWFAQKFLDINELSISSAHILRALMCLYLALGVFWLYSAFSDRYRNTAVLTTVIFSGGLVIGRIGSLLMDGWPKPLLVLYLFLELGLIPVALWIFKLPEE from the coding sequence ATGAGAGCTAAAAAATACTTTTTGATTTTTGCATTTGTGGTCGTTTCAACGATCGCCCTTCTCTACGGAATTTCTCCCCAATGGTTTGCTCAAAAATTCTTGGATATCAATGAATTGAGCATCAGTAGCGCGCACATACTCAGGGCGCTCATGTGCCTCTACCTTGCGTTAGGTGTTTTTTGGCTCTATTCGGCTTTCAGCGATCGGTATCGAAATACAGCGGTTCTCACCACAGTGATCTTTTCTGGGGGCCTTGTGATTGGACGGATCGGCAGTTTATTGATGGATGGCTGGCCCAAGCCGCTTCTTGTTCTTTATCTTTTCCTGGAGCTTGGACTGATTCCGGTGGCTTTGTGGATCTTCAAGCTTCCAGAGGAATGA